The proteins below come from a single Halobacillus salinarum genomic window:
- a CDS encoding BCCT family transporter — MKTKLIDWPTFIGALFLLLAVTIPLVLFPEAGKKFVGDANSFLTGNFGVLYMVMGLSVFAFLVYVAFSKNGQIKLGDEGEKPEFNTFSWAAMLFAAGIGSSILYWGTIEWAFYYQGPPFGLTPESKEAIRWASAYGMFHWGPIAWAIYTLPALPIAYFYYVRKKPVLKISEACRPVLGDRVDGLLGTVIDVLFMFGLLGGAGTTLALGTPMIAQGVTDLTGLPANLGLKAGIMLLCTIIFAISAYSGLKRGIKILSDINLWLALFILAFMFIFGPTRFISETTVNGIGIMADNFFKMATWLEPFGNLNQFNETDFPESWTIFYWAWWLVYAPFVGLFVARISRGRTIRQMVLGTMIYGTIGCILFFGIMGNFGLYLQLTGSFDVVGFMDANGTPATIIEIINQLPLAKLMVLLFTILAIIFLATTFDSSSYILASVVQKNVEGEPLRWNRLFWAFSLCLMPLVLMFLGGLDTLQTASIVGGFPLLFIMFLLAWSFIKASNRDIRASDDYESPTIHIKRWKKRPKKRKRSALEALEDVKQKE, encoded by the coding sequence TTGAAAACAAAGTTAATAGACTGGCCTACGTTTATAGGCGCGTTGTTCTTATTGTTAGCCGTTACGATTCCTCTCGTTCTTTTCCCTGAAGCGGGGAAGAAGTTCGTAGGGGACGCAAACTCCTTTTTGACCGGTAATTTTGGTGTTTTGTATATGGTGATGGGGCTTTCGGTATTTGCCTTTCTTGTTTATGTTGCATTTAGCAAGAACGGGCAAATTAAATTGGGCGATGAAGGAGAGAAGCCTGAATTTAATACGTTTTCCTGGGCGGCGATGTTATTTGCCGCTGGTATTGGATCCAGTATTCTTTATTGGGGAACAATTGAATGGGCGTTTTATTATCAAGGACCACCCTTTGGACTGACGCCTGAATCAAAAGAAGCCATCCGCTGGGCGTCTGCTTATGGAATGTTCCACTGGGGACCAATTGCCTGGGCTATTTACACACTGCCGGCGCTGCCAATTGCTTACTTTTATTATGTCCGTAAGAAGCCGGTACTTAAAATCAGCGAAGCCTGCCGTCCTGTCCTTGGTGATCGTGTTGACGGCCTGCTTGGGACTGTAATTGATGTATTGTTTATGTTCGGCCTGTTGGGCGGGGCGGGTACTACGCTTGCTTTAGGTACGCCGATGATTGCCCAGGGTGTTACCGATCTTACAGGACTGCCTGCTAATCTTGGTCTGAAGGCAGGGATTATGCTGCTTTGTACAATCATCTTTGCGATTAGTGCTTATTCTGGTTTGAAACGCGGCATCAAAATACTTAGTGATATCAATTTGTGGCTTGCGTTGTTTATTCTTGCCTTTATGTTTATTTTTGGTCCGACTCGTTTTATTAGTGAAACGACGGTCAACGGGATCGGGATTATGGCGGATAATTTCTTTAAGATGGCTACCTGGCTTGAACCTTTTGGCAACCTTAATCAATTTAATGAAACTGATTTTCCTGAATCCTGGACTATCTTCTACTGGGCATGGTGGCTCGTATATGCCCCATTTGTGGGCTTGTTCGTTGCTCGAATTTCCAGAGGGAGAACCATCAGGCAGATGGTGCTTGGAACGATGATTTACGGAACAATTGGATGTATCCTGTTTTTCGGAATTATGGGGAACTTTGGTCTTTATCTGCAGCTTACCGGTTCGTTTGATGTGGTCGGTTTTATGGATGCGAACGGCACACCTGCAACGATTATAGAAATCATTAATCAGCTTCCGCTGGCTAAGTTAATGGTGCTTCTGTTTACGATTCTTGCGATCATTTTCCTGGCCACGACATTTGATTCCTCTTCTTATATCCTGGCTTCAGTAGTGCAAAAAAATGTGGAAGGGGAGCCATTGAGGTGGAATCGCTTATTTTGGGCATTTTCCTTATGTTTAATGCCGTTAGTTCTCATGTTTTTAGGCGGATTGGATACGCTGCAAACTGCAAGTATTGTTGGTGGTTTTCCACTCCTTTTCATCATGTTCCTCCTCGCCTGGTCTTTTATTAAGGCATCTAACCGGGATATCAGGGCGTCGGATGATTATGAATCACCAACGATCCATATTAAAAGATGGAAAAAGCGCCCGAAAAAAAGGAAGCGTTCTGCTTTGGAAGCATTAGAGGATGTAAAACAAAAAGAGTAG
- a CDS encoding DUF5694 domain-containing protein: protein MDKPIISLLGCPHLALSPEIVNLQQEDIHSVIKSLKAFRPTKIAVEKPFLVDEELNKNYAAFLHNNGPLSYDESEQLGFRLAAHFNHSKLYPVDEPVEMSVPSLDTVFSWLKNEQQELLEVILQLQSELKDGENNETLLHTLQSINKPAYSHKLQRMYLKLAQAGDRHHPLGVQWLSQWYKRDLAITANLTRIAENQDRILVLLGSDHLHIVSQLLSDSGDFHMVSPLSYLQM from the coding sequence ATGGATAAACCAATAATCTCATTATTAGGATGTCCTCATTTAGCGCTTTCACCTGAGATCGTAAATCTGCAACAAGAGGACATCCATTCGGTTATCAAATCCCTCAAAGCTTTCCGGCCGACAAAAATTGCGGTAGAAAAACCATTTTTAGTCGATGAGGAACTCAATAAAAATTATGCTGCTTTCCTGCATAATAATGGGCCTTTAAGTTATGACGAAAGTGAACAGCTTGGGTTTCGGCTGGCCGCTCACTTTAACCATTCCAAGCTTTATCCAGTCGATGAGCCGGTGGAAATGTCCGTTCCTTCCCTGGATACGGTCTTTTCATGGCTGAAGAACGAGCAGCAGGAATTACTTGAGGTAATTTTACAGCTTCAATCAGAACTAAAGGATGGAGAAAATAACGAAACGTTATTACACACCCTTCAGTCAATAAACAAGCCTGCTTACAGCCACAAGCTTCAGCGCATGTATCTTAAGCTTGCCCAAGCCGGAGACAGACACCATCCTCTCGGTGTACAGTGGCTTTCGCAATGGTATAAAAGAGATCTCGCTATAACTGCTAATTTGACAAGGATAGCTGAAAACCAGGATCGGATCCTCGTATTATTAGGGTCTGACCACTTGCATATCGTGTCTCAGCTTCTAAGTGACAGTGGAGATTTCCATATGGTATCCCCGCTCTCTTATTTACAAATGTAA
- a CDS encoding cupin domain-containing protein, producing MSGLNKPISYNFQESHGLIPNHPVYPVLFYKETLFEEVEACFNRNNWKNSWRGGVYDYHHYHSTSHEVLGVTSGSGIIMLGGEKGKEQKMIKGDVVIIPAGVGHKLMDSTDDFEVVGAYPFGSSYDIKTENQVDFEQGQQEIERAPFPDQDPVHGKHGPLFEKWQPVNK from the coding sequence GTGAGCGGCTTGAATAAGCCCATTTCTTACAACTTTCAAGAAAGTCATGGATTGATTCCGAATCATCCTGTGTATCCGGTTTTGTTCTATAAGGAAACATTGTTTGAGGAAGTCGAGGCGTGCTTCAATCGAAATAACTGGAAAAACAGCTGGCGGGGAGGTGTGTATGACTACCACCATTATCACAGTACCAGCCATGAGGTACTCGGGGTCACTTCCGGAAGTGGGATAATCATGCTTGGCGGGGAAAAAGGCAAGGAACAAAAGATGATTAAAGGAGATGTTGTTATTATTCCTGCAGGCGTTGGGCACAAACTTATGGATTCCACAGATGACTTTGAAGTAGTAGGCGCGTATCCTTTTGGTTCATCTTATGACATTAAGACTGAAAACCAAGTGGATTTTGAACAGGGCCAACAGGAAATAGAGAGGGCTCCATTTCCTGATCAAGATCCCGTTCATGGCAAACATGGACCTCTATTTGAAAAATGGCAGCCCGTTAATAAATGA
- a CDS encoding MBL fold metallo-hydrolase, with protein sequence MPSYICKTCGVQYAPSEKEPEHCIICEDERQYVPKSGQKWTTLESMQLQSFHNEFKWEEPHLFSITTVPEFAIGQTAYFIQDEEMNILWDCLTYLDDDTIERIRSMGGIDAIILSHPHYYSTQVEWAEVFDAPIYIHEDDKQWVPRESRWIEYWAGETLEISNQTAIHRLGGHFPGGAVLNWAAGNNKQGILLTGDIIQVVADPGWVSFMYSYPNLIPLPASTVAQIAAKTEAIPFNRVYNAFHGLIEDGAKRAVEQSAKRYINALIEE encoded by the coding sequence ATGCCTTCATACATTTGCAAGACTTGCGGAGTTCAGTATGCCCCCTCAGAAAAAGAACCAGAGCACTGTATTATTTGTGAGGACGAACGCCAATATGTTCCTAAGTCTGGACAGAAGTGGACAACGCTGGAAAGTATGCAGCTTCAGAGTTTTCATAATGAATTTAAATGGGAAGAACCTCATTTGTTCAGCATTACGACTGTGCCTGAATTTGCGATCGGTCAAACCGCCTATTTCATTCAGGATGAAGAGATGAATATTCTATGGGACTGTCTTACTTACCTTGATGACGATACGATAGAACGCATTCGCTCCATGGGGGGTATTGATGCGATTATACTTTCCCATCCACATTATTATTCGACTCAGGTTGAATGGGCGGAGGTCTTTGATGCCCCCATTTATATCCATGAAGATGATAAACAATGGGTACCTAGGGAGAGCAGATGGATAGAATACTGGGCAGGAGAAACTCTTGAAATTTCCAATCAAACTGCAATTCATCGATTGGGAGGACATTTCCCAGGTGGAGCAGTCTTGAATTGGGCGGCAGGGAACAACAAGCAGGGTATTCTCTTGACTGGAGATATTATTCAAGTGGTGGCAGACCCGGGATGGGTAAGCTTTATGTACAGCTATCCAAACCTTATTCCGCTTCCTGCTTCTACCGTTGCTCAAATAGCAGCCAAAACGGAAGCCATCCCTTTTAACCGTGTCTATAATGCCTTCCATGGACTGATTGAGGATGGAGCGAAGAGAGCGGTTGAACAGTCCGCAAAGCGTTATATCAACGCCTTGATAGAGGAATAA
- a CDS encoding GNAT family N-acetyltransferase, with protein MIRQAVAADSQKLQPLLNTLGYPASLVSIKERMERIVQHSDYMTFVFEEREELLGMVGMSFSLAYHKDEPHVRIIAFVVLENAQGKGIGRKLMKQAEAWARQKGAGTLMLNSGNRKEREETHNIYRHMGFAGTATGFYKNISL; from the coding sequence ATGATTAGACAAGCTGTCGCTGCTGATAGCCAAAAGCTGCAGCCATTACTAAACACTCTTGGCTATCCTGCATCTTTAGTATCCATTAAGGAAAGAATGGAACGTATTGTTCAACACTCCGACTATATGACCTTCGTTTTTGAAGAAAGAGAAGAGCTTCTCGGTATGGTGGGGATGTCATTCAGCCTTGCCTACCATAAGGATGAACCTCATGTTCGAATTATTGCTTTCGTTGTTTTGGAAAATGCACAGGGAAAAGGTATAGGACGTAAGTTAATGAAACAAGCAGAAGCCTGGGCACGGCAAAAAGGAGCAGGAACGCTCATGCTTAACAGCGGTAATCGTAAAGAAAGAGAAGAGACTCATAACATTTACAGGCATATGGGATTTGCGGGTACAGCCACCGGTTTTTATAAAAACATTTCCCTTTAA